In one Suricata suricatta isolate VVHF042 chromosome 9, meerkat_22Aug2017_6uvM2_HiC, whole genome shotgun sequence genomic region, the following are encoded:
- the LOC115302608 gene encoding cholesterol 24-hydroxylase: protein MSSGLLLLLGSAVLVAFGLFCTFVHRARSRYEHIPGPPRPSFLLGHLPYFWKKDEVCGRMLQDVFLDWAKKYGPVVRVNVFHKTSVIITSPESVKKFLMSTKYNKDSKMYHAIQTVFGERLFGQGLVSECDYERWHKQRRVMDLAFSRSSLVSLMETFNEKAEQLVEILEAKADGQTPVSMQDMLTCATMDILAKAAFGMETGMLLGAQKPLSRKVKLILEGITASRNTLAKFMPGEWKKLREIRESVRFLRQVGKDWVQRRREALKRGEDVPADILTQILKAEEGAQDDEILLDNFVTFFIAGHETSANHLAFTVMELSRQPEILARLQAEVDEVIGSKRHLDCDDLGRLQYLSQVLKESLRLYPPAWGTFRLLEEETLIDGVRVPGNTPLLFSTYVMGRMDTYFEDPLTFNPDRFGPKAPK, encoded by the exons TTTCCTTCTAGGACACCTCCCCTACTTTTGGAAAAAGGATGAGGTTTGTGGCCGCATGCTCCAAGATGTGTTTTTGGATTG GGCTAAGAAGTACGGACCTGTTGTGCGGGTCAATGTCTTCCACAAAACCTCGGTCATCATCACAAGCCCTGAGTCGGTCAAG AAGTTCCTGATGTCAACCAAGTACAACAAGGACTCCAAGATGTATCACGCAATCCAGACCGTGTTTGGCGAGAG ACTGTTTGGCCAAGGTTTGGTGTCGGAATGTGACTATGAGCGCTGGCACAAACAGCGCAGGGTCATGGACTTGGCCTTCAGCCGCAG ctcccTGGTCAGCTTGATGGAAACGTTCAACGAGAAAGCGGAGCAGCTGGTGGAGATTCTGGAGGCCAAGGCGGACGGGCAGACCCCGGTGTCCATGCAGGACATGCTGACCTGCGCCACCATGGACATCCTGGCCAAG gcaGCTTTTGGGATGGAGACAGGCATGCTGCTGGGTGCCCAGAAGCCTCTGTCCCGGAAGGTGAAGCTGATCCTGGAGGGTATTACTGCATCTCGCAACACCCTGGCGAAG TTCATGCCAGGGGAGTGGAAGAAACTCCGCGAGATCCGGGAGAGCGTTCGCTTCCTGCGCCAGGTGGGCAAGGACTGGGTCCAGCGCCGCCGGGAGGCCCTCAAGAGGGGCGAGGACGTCCCTGCCGACATCCTCACGCAGATCCTCAAAG CGGAAGAGGGCGCCCAGGACGACGAGATCCTGCTGGACAACTTCGTCACCTTCTTCATCGCCG GCCACGAGACCTCTGCCAATCATCTGGCGTTCACGGTGATGGAGCTGTCCCGCCAGCCTGAGATCTTGGCAAG GCTGCAGGCCGAGGTGGACGAGGTCATCGGTTCTAAGAGGCACCTGGACTGTGACGACCTGGGGAGACTGCAGTACCTGTCCCAG GTCCTCAAAGAGTCACTGAGGCTGTACCCACCAGCATGGGGCACCTTTCGGCTGCTGGAGGAGGAGACCTTGATTGACGGGGTCCGAGTCCCCGGAAACACCCCGCTCCTG TTCAGCACCTACGTCATGGGGCGCATGGACACTTACTTTGAGGACCCGCTGACTTTCAACCCCGACCGCTTCGGCCCCAAAGCACCGAAGTAA